TCGGGGGAAGCGTCTTTTTACTGTTGATCGAGAGAGCGGAGTATAAAATTGTACATCTTCCGCCGGATTGTTCACTATTCGAGCAGGAACGTGGCGGATACAATCGGAATCAGGGAAGTGAACGCTCAGCCAGTATTGCCAGGAATTCTAATGCTGAAATGCATCATCGATCGGAGGCAGATGAGACATATCGATTTTATTTTATGTAAGCGCTTCAAAAAAACATGGAGGTGCATTACGATATGGCTATGAACGATGGATGGTTGAAAAAGAATACACATTCACGTCGCTTTACCCTTCGCTTGAGCTATCTGCTTGCTTTGGTTTTGGCGCTGCAATCCATAGGTATGCTGCTTGCACCCGGACCGGATGCTTCAGCTGCTCCGCTTAGTGTAACGAACGGGATACAGTTCAAGGATACCAATGGCAATGTGGTTCATGCTCATGGGGGCGGGATGATCAAGGCAAATGGATATTATTATTGGTTTGGGGAGAACCGCAATACGAATGGAACGTTCAAGGCAGTGTCCGTGTATCGTTCATCGGATCTGAAGAACTGGGAGTATCGCAATGATGTGCTGACCAGCAGCTCGGCAGCCGAGCTAAATATCTCCAACATTGAACGCCCAAAAGTTATCTATAACAGTTCGACTGGCAAATATGTGCTGTGGATGCACAAGGAGAATGGTCTGGATTATGGCGAGGCTCGAGTGGCTGTAGCTACTTCGAATACGGTTGATGGCAATTACACGTATGTGGGCAGTTATCGTCCACTTGGGTATGATTCCAGAGACATGACGGTATACAACGATAACGGAACCGCTTATCTGATCTCTGCGACCCGAGTGAATGCTGATCTGAATATATATAAGCTGACCCCGGATTTCCTGGGTGTGGAATCCCTAGTCACAACGCTGTGGCCCGGACAATATCGTGAAGCGCCTGCCCTATTCAAAAAAGACGGCGTCTACTTCCTGATTACTTCGGGTGCGACCGGCTGGAATCCAAATCAAGCCAAATATGCGACAGCCTCCAGCATTACAGGCACATGGAGCGGCCTAAGCAATTTTGGAGACAGCACAACGTATGGTTCCCAATCTACCTATGTTGTTCCTGTAGAAGGTTCACAGATCACATCCTATCTCTACAT
The nucleotide sequence above comes from Paenibacillus sp. W2I17. Encoded proteins:
- a CDS encoding RICIN domain-containing protein, with protein sequence MAMNDGWLKKNTHSRRFTLRLSYLLALVLALQSIGMLLAPGPDASAAPLSVTNGIQFKDTNGNVVHAHGGGMIKANGYYYWFGENRNTNGTFKAVSVYRSSDLKNWEYRNDVLTSSSAAELNISNIERPKVIYNSSTGKYVLWMHKENGLDYGEARVAVATSNTVDGNYTYVGSYRPLGYDSRDMTVYNDNGTAYLISATRVNADLNIYKLTPDFLGVESLVTTLWPGQYREAPALFKKDGVYFLITSGATGWNPNQAKYATASSITGTWSGLSNFGDSTTYGSQSTYVVPVEGSQITSYLYMGDRWAGAWSGPVQDSKYVWLPLSFPSATSLAMNWASSITIDTATGTVTGVSTSDVWDPNASYQLISRKSNKLLNVIGGSSANGADLEQRADGGMTSQQWQITDAGGGYVKIINRSSGKLIGVENGSTNDGAVIEQWNDGGWASQQWQLVHVGGGYYKLKNRSTGKVLDISSQSLADGAAAIQWMDNGGTNQHFQIVKVQ